The sequence below is a genomic window from Chryseobacterium foetidum.
TTCCGAAGGATTTTCTTTGATAAGTGGCAGATTGCTTTGAGTCTGAATTTCCTGCACTGTTTTTTCCTGCGAAGGAATATTTTTAGTCTCAGCCAATTTTTCTTCTTCTTTTTCAGAAATAATTTCATTTGAATTAATTTCCTCTGATTCTACCGGATTATCCTGTTTTTGAGAAGGTATATTTACCGTATCAGCCAGTTGTGATTTTGGATCTGCATCATTATTAAAAAATAAAACCGCTCCCAAACCAAAGATTACAACAAAACACGCAGCCAGATAAACCCAGTTCAATTTAGATTTTCCGGAAACAGAATTTTCAGTCTGAGCCTGAATTTCTGCCCACAAATCTCTTGAAGGAGTAAGCTCTCTTTCGTCGATTTGTTTTTTGAATTGTTTTTCAAAATTATTATTAAACGAGTTCATTTTTCAGTTGTTTTTGTTGTTGAAAGTAAATCTTTCTTAATTTTTCTTTTGCTCTGAAGAGTTGGGTTTTGCTCACTGCCAGTGAAATATTCAGTGTATCTGCAATTTCCTGATGCGAATAATCTTCAATCACATAAAGGTTGAAAACCATTCTGTACGCATCCGGAAGCTGATCTAAAAGTTCCTGAGCATTAAAGTCAAAATCAAAAGTCTCTTCCTGCAAATCTTCCAGAACAGAAGCATGAACGTCGTCGAGGTAAAAAACCGTTTTGCGGCTTTTAATGAAATTGAGGCATTCGTTGACCACAATTTTTCTCGCCCAACCTTCGAAGTTTCCTTCACCACGGAAGCTTTCGATGTGTTTAAAAATTTTGCAGAATGCTTTGATCACGCAATCTTCCGCCTGATAGATATCGCTGACGTAGCTTTTTGCCACACTCAGAAATTTCTTTACACTCTGATCATAAAAGATTTTCTGCGCAGCCGGATCCTGCCTTTTGAGGCGGCTCAGCAAATCATCTTTTTTATTTCCAAACAAAAGCTTCATGGTTTATTCTGTTTATATACTAAAGACAGCAAAAGTTTAAAATGGTTACAGATTTTTTCAAATTTTATCTACATTTTTCGTAAGCTACTGAAAATGAATGTTGTATTTTATTTAATTACTTTAAAAAACATTAATCGGATGCGATTCTAATGATGTTGCCCTTTCAGGGCTTTGTGATAATGTCAAATGTAAAATATCGGGCTGCACCCGATGCTAATGTTGTCGCCCCTTCAAGGCCTGTAATTTTACCGTCGATTATCCTTTAGATTTAATCAAAACGTCCCGCTTGTATTTTCTGTTGGCAAATCCTTTGTCACTACAGGCTCTTCAGAAATCACTTCCTGCTTTCCTGAGTTGACCTGATCTTCAAAATACTTTTCAAGGTCGCGTAAAGTTTCGGGCGTGGTTTGGATATCACGTACGACTTCGCCTTTATTCACAACCACAATTCTGTTGCAAACCTCGGTTGTGTGGGCAAGATCATGACTTGAAATTAAAAACGTCACCCCATTTTCTTTTGCAAAATCACGAATCATATTTTTCAGTTTGATCTGTGTGGAAGGATCGAGATTGGCAAAAGGCTCATCCAGAATAATAATTTCAGGCTTTCCAATTAATGCTCCAACAATTCCTACCTTTTTCTGATTTCCTTTGGATAGATCTCTTACGTATTTTCCTGCATTGACGATTTCTCCGTTAAACAAATCATGAAACTGCTTTATAAACTCATCTACAGAAGCTTTATTTTGACCTCTTAATTCTCCGATAAAATAAAAATATTCTTCAGGCGTAAGGTATCCAATAAGAAAAGTTTCGTCGATGAAAGCTGAAACTTTATTTTTCCATGCTTCAGATTCATTTACTTTAACATCTTCAACACTTACATAACCCGTTGTAGGCTGGATCAAATCAAGCATTAAACTGAAAAGCGTGGTTTTTCCCGCACCGTTGTTTCCGACCAAGCCGAAAGTTTCGCCTTTTGTAATTTCCAAATTTTCTATATTGAGAACGGTTGCAGTGCCGTAGGTTTTCGTGAGGTTTTGAATTGTAATCATTTTCTTTATTTTGTTGGGTGATGGATGTGGGATGATGGGTGTTTGGTTTTGCTAATAACACGACTTTCGATCTTGACGGTTATAACGTGAGCTTTCCAGTTTGAACCCGAATTACTTTACTTGAGTCTTTGTACTTGTTACTTGGCTCTTTCTACTTGGTTCTTTCAACTTAATCTTTTTTAAAAGCCTCAATCGTACTGTATTTCTCGGTTTTATAGACTTTAATAATGATATCGAAGATTTTTTCGCGGAAAATAAATCCTAAAAGACCCAAAACTGCGATGCTGGTTACCGCTGCAGTAATTCCGAAGAAGTAGAAGAAAATCCCGTAAACAGCCATTGGCAAAAGCATTTTGGGCA
It includes:
- a CDS encoding RNA polymerase sigma factor, yielding MKLLFGNKKDDLLSRLKRQDPAAQKIFYDQSVKKFLSVAKSYVSDIYQAEDCVIKAFCKIFKHIESFRGEGNFEGWARKIVVNECLNFIKSRKTVFYLDDVHASVLEDLQEETFDFDFNAQELLDQLPDAYRMVFNLYVIEDYSHQEIADTLNISLAVSKTQLFRAKEKLRKIYFQQQKQLKNELV
- a CDS encoding ABC transporter ATP-binding protein, translated to MITIQNLTKTYGTATVLNIENLEITKGETFGLVGNNGAGKTTLFSLMLDLIQPTTGYVSVEDVKVNESEAWKNKVSAFIDETFLIGYLTPEEYFYFIGELRGQNKASVDEFIKQFHDLFNGEIVNAGKYVRDLSKGNQKKVGIVGALIGKPEIIILDEPFANLDPSTQIKLKNMIRDFAKENGVTFLISSHDLAHTTEVCNRIVVVNKGEVVRDIQTTPETLRDLEKYFEDQVNSGKQEVISEEPVVTKDLPTENTSGTF